The DNA segment CTATGCTTCGGCCGGCAGCTACGATGTTACCCTGACTGTCAGCAACGCCTACGGCAGCGATTCCGAGACCAAGTATGATTACATCGTTGTCTCCACGGCCGGTGAACAGACGATGCACGTCCACGACATCAATGTCTGGCGTGTCCTCATAGGCTGGAAATGTGACAGCTACGTGCAGGTCTGGATATACGACCAGAACAATCAGCCGGTCGAAGGTGCGGCGGTAACGGTCGCTGTGAGCGGCCCGGTCACCGGCTCCGGCACCTTTACCACCCTTGCTGACGGTTCAATCACTGTCCACACCGGTACTGTTACGAGCTGCTCCGGCGATTTCTGCTGGGAGGTCACCAACGTCGTCAAGACCGGTTACACCTACAACTCGGCCGCCAACAACGAGACCAAGGTTTGCGAAAGCGGCGTGGTTTACAAAGGTGATCCGACCAACGCTCAGCAGTTGACTCTCCCGAACGAATACGGCCTGGGTCAGAACTATCCCAACCCGTTCAACCCGACCACCGAGATCTTCTTCTCCCTGCCGGAAAACAGCCGGGTGAAACTCGAGGTCTTTAACATTCGTGGTCAGAGAGTCACGACGCTTGCCGACGGTATGTACACCGCCGGACAGCACTCCGTGACGTGGGATGCCTCCAGTGTCGCCTCGGGCGTTTATTTCTACCGTCTCGAGACTGACAATTTCGTCGACCAGAAGAAGATGCTTCTGTTGAAGTAAGCTCTTCAAATAGAGACCATTTGGGGACAGCCATGAAAATGGCTGTCCCTTTTTTATCCATGAATGCCTGGAACAAATAGGTTGTCCCGAGACAAAGCCATATATAGATTCTGTGATAAAGAAAGAGGGATGCGTTTTGCGAGCCATGATTCTGGACAAACCCGGCCGGCCCCTGCGCCTGACCCAAGTGTCCGACCCGAAGCCTTCTCGCGGACAGGTGCTGATACAGGTGAGCGCGTGTGGAGTATGCCGCACAGATCTTCATGTCGTCGACGGCGATCTCACCGAACCAAACCTTCCCATAATACCCGGACACCAGATTGTGGGAAGGATTGTCGATGCCGGCTTTTCTCAATCGGGCTTCAAGAAGGGTGACCGGGTCGGTGTGCCGTGGCTGGGGGGAAGCTGTGGGCACTGTGACTATTGCCTTTCGGAACATGAAAACCTTTGCGACGAATCAAAGTACACCGGCTATCAGATAAACGGCGGGTTTGCCGACCTGTGCGTGGCCGATGAGCGGTTTTGTTTCCCTATACCGGAAGACTACCCCGATCTTCAAGCGGCGCCACTGCTTTGCGCGGGGCTTATCGGGTACCGGTCGTTGCGTATGGCCGGGGACGGGCTCAGGCTGGGATTTTACGGTTTTGGCGCGGCGGCGCATATACTCATTCAGGTGGCCCGGTTTCAGGGTCGCGAGGTCTATGCCTTCACCAGAGAAGGTGACATGGAAAGTCAACAGTTCGCCAAAAACCTCGGAGCGAACTGGGCCGGAAACTCAAATGACAATCCGCCGGTGTTGCTCGATGCCGCCATCATATTCGCGCCGGTCGGTGAGCTGGTTCCGGCCGCCCTTCGCGCTGTCCGCAAGGGCGGGGTGGTCGTCTGCGCGGGAATTCACATGAGTGATATACCCTCTTTTCCCTACTCAATACTGTGGGGCGAAAGAATCGTCCGCTCGGTGGCCAACCTCACCAGGCGCGACGGCGAGGAGTTTCTCGCTCTCGCGCCGAAAGTACCGGTAAAAACCGAGGTTCATCCCTACCCGCTCGAAAGAGCCAATGAAGCCCTCGAAGATTTGAGGGCGGGCCGATTCAACGGCGCCGCCGTCATCGTCGTACGCCAATAGCTCTTCTGCCCGAAGACCTAATGCCCCAGTACGGCTTTCCGCCCACTTTCAATATCGCCAACCCAGAGCGTGTCGCCCGTGAAAGTAAGAATAATATTGCGCGCGGCGCTTATATCGTAGGTGAAAAATTTGCCATCATCGATCGGCCGCAAAGTCAAGACCATCGCCTGTGGAGGCGGGACCGGCCCAAGCCCGATCATCTTGCCATCAAACCAGATCATGCGATAGAAAAACGCGCTCGTTGCTCCCTGAATCTTAACAATTGTCTCCGTGGCGCCGGGGCGATAGCCCGACATGGTAGAGTACATCACTTCAGCAGCGGCCAATGGTCCGGTCATGGAGGCGTATTGTTCTTTTCGCGTGTACCAGAGGTCTTTTAGCCGCTCGAGGCGATCATCATCGTTTACGAGAATCCGCATCGGCTCGAAATCGTCCTTTACGGCGGCCGTCATAACCTCAAGCGATCTCTTCTCATTACCTGCCACAACCGTCTTCAGACTGTCACCGGAGATATAAAGTGCCGTAAGCGCCCCGCCCCCGACCGGTGTCATGAGCATTCTATCGCCGGACTCGGCGACAAGATATGCGCTTTGTTCATCCAAAAGATAATTGCCCCGATATTTCGAGAAGTCACCTTTGATGTCGTCGATGGCAAAGGGCAGCTCGACATCCGCTCCGAACACGATGTCCGTTACTTTATCTCTGACACCCTGCTCGTGCAGAATCTCCGGGCCACTGACATTGGAGAAAAGCATGATAACGATATTCGAGTCCACGAAACGCTTGAAATCGGCGGCACAGCCGAGCATGCTGCCGCCGTCGTGCTGTATCAACATCCCCCGCTCGGTATCCAGAACATCCCATCCGTACGCGTAATCGTTGAGGAAAGGCGTGTACATTTTCTGTTTGGCTTCAGCCGACAGAATCTCGTCGCCCATAAGGACCCGGTGCCAACGGAGCATGTCAGCGGTCGTGGACAGAATGCCCCCGTTGCCGATGTAGTTCCAATAAGGATAGTCCTTGTCCAGGGGAATGCCGTTGTCGATATCGCCGTTATACCAGTGAGCAACGATCTTGCCGGTGTAATCGGGAATCCGGTATCCGGTGAAGTTCATGCCGGACGGCTTGAACAGGTACTCGTGCAGAAATTCTTCGTAAGACATCCCGGAGGCCAACTCGACGATTGCGGCAAGCATGGAGTAACCGAGATTGCTGTACTCGAACTCCTCGCCCGGGGCAAACCTCAGGGGTGCCTCAAGTATTTTGCGCATCGTCTCGTCGCGGTGCGCTATTTCGAAATCACCCCCCATGACATCGTCATTGACACCCGACGTATGTGTCAACAGGTGATGCAGTGTGATCCCAAGTTTATCGGGAGGAACGTTGTCGAAATACTTCGAGACGGGGTCCCCTGTGCTCAGTTTTCCCATCATTTCCAGCTTCATAATCGCGGCGGCGGTGAACTGCTTGGTGATGGAGCCGACACTGAATATCGTCTGCGGGGTGTTGGCGATACCTTCGGCCACATTGGCCAATCCGTACCCTTTGTTGAGTAGAACTTCATCTCCTTTGGCGATCAACGCGGCGCCGGAGAAACCGAACGGTACCAGTTTGGTGAGATAAACATCAACTCTTTCTCCTGCGCCTGCCGCAACGACCTGAGCTTCAGCATCCGGTCCTGCCTTTCGATCGCAAGAGTGAGCTGCCAATATAACCGCAAGCAAAAGAGTTATCACCGCGAGCACTTTGGTGGTCCGCATTTTTGGTCTCCCTGAGTTATCGATTGAATTTCCAATAAGAGATATTATCCACGCTGTCCGCAACGTCAAGCTTTTACTTGATACCATCGAGTCGCGCCGATGTAGCACAAAAAAAACGGATGGCGTGAGAAATTTGCCGGGCCGTGGCGTCCGGGGTCAATCAGGCGTGTCTCGCCTTTGATTTCTCCAGGGTATCGGGTGGGAGCATGGCGATTATTCGCTCGAAATCGGGGAGTTCTTTGAAGTTCGCCACGGAACCGTCGTGAAGACCGGCCAGTTCGTATTCCGAGGCCCCGCAGTTTACCATGACATAGGGAACCAGTGAGTCGCGGCACCGTTCGACCATTTTCAATAGCTCCAGCTTACCAATGAACCGCGAATCGCATATGACGATGTCGGCTATCGAACCGGGATCTTCCGGAATGGTCGAGATATCGTCGGCCGCCAGGAGCCTTGCATTCAACTGGCAGGCCTGGTTGTGGTAATGCGTCAGGATGCTTTTGTCCAGTGAGAACACAAGGGCCTGAAGTTCATCCTCGGGCGTGGCCCTGAAAGTGACGTGCTGCCGCTCCACATTTGTAACCGGAAGCGTCAAAGTAAAAGTCGTCCCGATGCCGACCACCGAATTGACTGTCAACTCGCCGCGGTACTCGCGCGCTATATTTCGACAGATGGACAGTCCCATGCCGGTACCAATCAATTCATCTTTGCCCCACACACCCTTGGTCGAGAAGAACGGGTCAAAAATCTTCTCCAGATTTTCGCGGGGTATCCCCACGCCGGTATCGGCCACACGAACCTCGACGGCATCACGCCGGGAGAATACCGCAATCGTTATCACGCCATGCTGTTTTATGGCGTGCTGGGCGTTAATCAGGAGATTGAGCAAAAGCTGTTGGATTTTGCTCGCGGAGACCTCGACCGGCGGAACCTCCTCGAAATAAGTGACCAGCTCGATGGACTGATTGCGCAGTTCCTTCTCGACCAGTTTTGCCGAACGGCGGATAAGTTTGCGAAGGTCCTCGGGTTGCTTTTCTTCCGGCCTCGCCTTGGAGTAAGTAAGCAGCGACATGGCGACATCGTTGGCTTTTTCACCCATCTCGATGATCTTGCTCAGTGTCTCGCCGGCCAGTTGACGGCCATCATCGCTCTCCAGTTCGTGCAGGGCGAATGAGGCATTGCCGATTATACCGCCCAGGTAATTCTTAAATTCATGCGCCACGCCGGCCGCAAGGGTGCCGATGGCCGAAAGTTTGTCCGATTGAATCAGCTTCTGCTGGGTTTTCAGTTCGTTCGTGATATCGCTGGAAACGGACAGGAAATTCATTATCTTGCCGTTGTCATCATAAATGGGCGTTATCGTTTTTCGCTCGAAATACAATTCCGAGTCGTGCCGCTTGTTTTTGATGATGCCGCTCCAGGTTTTCCCGGATGTTATCGTCTGCCACAGGTCACGGTACAGTTCTTCGTCATAATCACCCGACTTGAGTATGCTTACGGGCCGTCCCACGATATCGACGAGGCTGTAACCGGTAACTTTAGTGAAGAACGGGTTGACATATTCCACTATCCCGTTGACATCGGTGATACACACCATGTTCGATGACTGATTGACCGCCGCCGACAACATCCTCACCTCTTTTTCCTGCCTCATAAGTTCGGTGATATCGGTGGCATAGCAGTGTATCACGTTTTGCCCCTCGACCGGGTGGAACGACCAGGTCCAGGTGCGTCCCGCGATTTCGTTCAGTATGTTGAGCACGCCGGTTCCCGAGAGCAGACACTGTTGAATGATATCTCTTATGTTCACCGGAAGACACTTGATGGCATCCTCTCTCCCCAGGCCGATTTCGCCCAGACGATGTTCGGCTGCCTTATTGATATAAAGCACCTCGGCCTCGGGACTCAAACTCATCACGACATTGGGATTGTTGGCGGGGAATGCAGCCAGCCTGCCGAGATCGTATTCGGCCTGTTTGCGGTCAGTGATGTCAAGCATGTATTCGATTACCTGAACAACTTTGCCCTCGTCGTCGAAAACCGGGTAGCCGTGGACTTCGTGGTATCTCTCATTGCCATTTCGGTCAAGATGGACGTGTTCTACCACACACGGCTTGCGCTCCTCTTTTACGCGCTGCAGCGGGCAGGGGTGCTCCGTCGAGGTACAAGGGGAAGTTCTACCGTGACTCAATTCATAGCAGGTGATACTTCGCTCGGAGGGATTGGCCCCCGAGGCACGGTTGGCCACCTGAATCGTGAAATCGCTGGCATCGAGAACATAGAACGGGTAGGTCAGCGAATCCAGCACCGAATTCAAAAAGGCATTGTTACGTACGAGAGTCTCTTCTGTTTGACGGCGAGCGATGTGATTGCCTATCTGCCGTGCCAGGGCGTCGATGAGCTCGCGTTCCTCAAAAAGAAAAGGACCTTCGCTCTCCGCCGGCATTTGACTGAGATAGCAAACCTCGATGCAGCCCACTTTTTCATGGGCGTCGAAAATGTCCGCCCTCTGAACCCATGGCGACGCCTCGAAAGGCGCCAGAACGTATTCTCTGCCTCTAACAGTTATTCGTGCCCGGCAGACCTCGGGGTGTTTCCATGCCAATTGTACATGCTCAAGTACTCTTCGAAACGCCACATCGAGAGTCAGCGAGGAGTCCCTTAGTACCTGGGCAACGCCGTACAGACACTGCTGCTCCTTGACTCGCTCCTTCAATTCCTCGGTTCTGGCAACAAGACTTTCGGCAGATTCCTTGAGTTCGGTAATATCGCGATCAATGCAGTTGTATCCGGCAAAACAACCGTCATCGCCTCTGACCACGACTCGTTTCGACTGTATCCAGCGCCAGAGCCCGGCCTTCGTTTGCAGCCGGTATTGAAAGTCGAAACTGGACTGGCCACGCGGGCATTTCCTGAAGAATTCTTCGGCCAGTTCCAGATCCTCGGGATGGAGT comes from the Candidatus Zixiibacteriota bacterium genome and includes:
- a CDS encoding zinc-dependent alcohol dehydrogenase family protein yields the protein MRAMILDKPGRPLRLTQVSDPKPSRGQVLIQVSACGVCRTDLHVVDGDLTEPNLPIIPGHQIVGRIVDAGFSQSGFKKGDRVGVPWLGGSCGHCDYCLSEHENLCDESKYTGYQINGGFADLCVADERFCFPIPEDYPDLQAAPLLCAGLIGYRSLRMAGDGLRLGFYGFGAAAHILIQVARFQGREVYAFTREGDMESQQFAKNLGANWAGNSNDNPPVLLDAAIIFAPVGELVPAALRAVRKGGVVVCAGIHMSDIPSFPYSILWGERIVRSVANLTRRDGEEFLALAPKVPVKTEVHPYPLERANEALEDLRAGRFNGAAVIVVRQ
- a CDS encoding serine hydrolase domain-containing protein — its product is MRTTKVLAVITLLLAVILAAHSCDRKAGPDAEAQVVAAGAGERVDVYLTKLVPFGFSGAALIAKGDEVLLNKGYGLANVAEGIANTPQTIFSVGSITKQFTAAAIMKLEMMGKLSTGDPVSKYFDNVPPDKLGITLHHLLTHTSGVNDDVMGGDFEIAHRDETMRKILEAPLRFAPGEEFEYSNLGYSMLAAIVELASGMSYEEFLHEYLFKPSGMNFTGYRIPDYTGKIVAHWYNGDIDNGIPLDKDYPYWNYIGNGGILSTTADMLRWHRVLMGDEILSAEAKQKMYTPFLNDYAYGWDVLDTERGMLIQHDGGSMLGCAADFKRFVDSNIVIMLFSNVSGPEILHEQGVRDKVTDIVFGADVELPFAIDDIKGDFSKYRGNYLLDEQSAYLVAESGDRMLMTPVGGGALTALYISGDSLKTVVAGNEKRSLEVMTAAVKDDFEPMRILVNDDDRLERLKDLWYTRKEQYASMTGPLAAAEVMYSTMSGYRPGATETIVKIQGATSAFFYRMIWFDGKMIGLGPVPPPQAMVLTLRPIDDGKFFTYDISAARNIILTFTGDTLWVGDIESGRKAVLGH
- a CDS encoding PAS domain S-box protein — encoded protein: MLCSQGHELTLKSKLSHIANRVRFLSQHFWAAAVVFLLGLISTYLLLWVYLQTAHHASAHVPLMLETNRVSLLVSRSHVMLEQLAGGDSNIQPEEIIAGLSESVILSERLLAIIERDESLGDCPLHDRYLLMMQQADSLVKLFVEVARQRIDDNSSGFIASQLELRTGRLCDALVATTNELENLLLDEVNRRKNNLLVILLGVIGFWAILVTAVFVVSTNKEKHRNKVLDDLRRAEEKVRTFISTADDMIYYQWPDGSVSDLNRAVNKVTGYSAKEFQKNPRLWCEILHPEDLELAEEFFRKCPRGQSSFDFQYRLQTKAGLWRWIQSKRVVVRGDDGCFAGYNCIDRDITELKESAESLVARTEELKERVKEQQCLYGVAQVLRDSSLTLDVAFRRVLEHVQLAWKHPEVCRARITVRGREYVLAPFEASPWVQRADIFDAHEKVGCIEVCYLSQMPAESEGPFLFEERELIDALARQIGNHIARRQTEETLVRNNAFLNSVLDSLTYPFYVLDASDFTIQVANRASGANPSERSITCYELSHGRTSPCTSTEHPCPLQRVKEERKPCVVEHVHLDRNGNERYHEVHGYPVFDDEGKVVQVIEYMLDITDRKQAEYDLGRLAAFPANNPNVVMSLSPEAEVLYINKAAEHRLGEIGLGREDAIKCLPVNIRDIIQQCLLSGTGVLNILNEIAGRTWTWSFHPVEGQNVIHCYATDITELMRQEKEVRMLSAAVNQSSNMVCITDVNGIVEYVNPFFTKVTGYSLVDIVGRPVSILKSGDYDEELYRDLWQTITSGKTWSGIIKNKRHDSELYFERKTITPIYDDNGKIMNFLSVSSDITNELKTQQKLIQSDKLSAIGTLAAGVAHEFKNYLGGIIGNASFALHELESDDGRQLAGETLSKIIEMGEKANDVAMSLLTYSKARPEEKQPEDLRKLIRRSAKLVEKELRNQSIELVTYFEEVPPVEVSASKIQQLLLNLLINAQHAIKQHGVITIAVFSRRDAVEVRVADTGVGIPRENLEKIFDPFFSTKGVWGKDELIGTGMGLSICRNIAREYRGELTVNSVVGIGTTFTLTLPVTNVERQHVTFRATPEDELQALVFSLDKSILTHYHNQACQLNARLLAADDISTIPEDPGSIADIVICDSRFIGKLELLKMVERCRDSLVPYVMVNCGASEYELAGLHDGSVANFKELPDFERIIAMLPPDTLEKSKARHA